One window from the genome of Pirellulales bacterium encodes:
- the rpmG gene encoding 50S ribosomal protein L33, with protein sequence MAKSKKKIEVVFLVCEESGDYNYTLRRKTGGEKLKIKKYSPRLRKHTLHNEKKK encoded by the coding sequence ATGGCCAAAAGTAAAAAGAAGATCGAAGTCGTGTTTCTCGTCTGCGAAGAGTCGGGCGACTACAACTACACCCTGCGCCGCAAAACGGGGGGAGAAAAGCTGAAAATCAAAAAGTATTCCCCTCGGCTGCGCAAACACACCCTGCATAACGAAAAGAAAAAATAA
- a CDS encoding prenyltransferase/squalene oxidase repeat-containing protein has translation MANGVPAVATPTSAASRAVPVKAAPANPLGLVTREDEEDSGVDWNTLIPSALSSMVVHIVFVLVLALWVTPVSVEQKTIITAKSEEIQEIEEIADEPLPEIEEKTAEFDIEAEEVVTDPSPVESTDLSELPSISEEVSPDIAGNTSDFLNPTGDQTAILSNNKASGAGSAYAGRTAGGRKGMAKKGGGNDQSEDAVEKGLKWIASVQGADGGWNFDFAKVNKPGVTNSGDADRARNGATAMALLPFLAAGYTHKEASKYQKTVYAGLEFLKANYNKKYTNLATGVISWHEEQGTMYSHGLVAMTLCEAYGMTKDKSLLPFAQGSLNFISYAQDPAKGGWRYAPREAGDTSVVGWQLMALKSGLMSYLKVDPNTIKQAIVFLNSVSDEKDYRAYYGYTGPGKGNATTAIGLLCRMHLGWKADNQGLAEGVQYLSDLGPSKTNMYFNYYATQVLYQLGENPVYKEKWDKWNAAMRDKLIKEQATDGANAGSWFFGGGDHSTDRGGRLYTTSLACLTLEVYYRTARFMNREAVNEGFPL, from the coding sequence ATGGCTAATGGGGTTCCTGCTGTAGCCACTCCTACCTCGGCCGCCAGTCGTGCCGTCCCCGTCAAGGCTGCGCCTGCTAATCCTTTGGGACTAGTCACCCGCGAAGATGAAGAAGATTCTGGAGTTGACTGGAATACTTTGATTCCCAGTGCACTCAGCAGCATGGTGGTGCATATTGTGTTCGTGTTGGTGCTGGCTCTCTGGGTGACGCCGGTTAGTGTAGAACAAAAAACGATTATCACGGCCAAGTCCGAAGAAATCCAAGAAATCGAAGAGATCGCCGACGAACCGCTGCCAGAGATTGAAGAAAAAACCGCTGAATTTGATATTGAGGCGGAAGAAGTCGTCACTGATCCGTCTCCCGTGGAAAGCACGGATTTGTCCGAATTGCCAAGTATCTCCGAAGAAGTCAGCCCCGACATTGCGGGAAACACTTCTGACTTTTTAAATCCCACCGGTGATCAAACGGCGATCCTTTCCAATAACAAAGCCAGCGGCGCGGGGAGTGCATACGCCGGTCGGACGGCCGGTGGTCGTAAGGGAATGGCCAAAAAAGGAGGCGGTAACGACCAAAGCGAAGACGCTGTCGAAAAAGGTCTGAAATGGATTGCCTCGGTCCAGGGGGCTGACGGCGGATGGAACTTTGACTTTGCCAAAGTCAACAAACCCGGCGTGACCAACTCTGGCGATGCCGACCGCGCCCGCAACGGCGCGACCGCCATGGCGCTCTTGCCATTCTTGGCCGCGGGCTACACCCATAAGGAAGCCAGCAAATACCAAAAGACCGTCTATGCCGGCCTCGAATTCCTGAAGGCCAACTACAATAAAAAGTACACCAATCTGGCCACGGGCGTGATCAGTTGGCATGAGGAACAGGGGACGATGTATTCTCATGGGCTAGTCGCCATGACCCTGTGCGAGGCCTATGGCATGACCAAGGATAAATCCCTGCTCCCCTTTGCCCAAGGGAGCCTGAATTTTATCTCATACGCCCAAGATCCCGCCAAGGGGGGCTGGCGTTATGCCCCGCGGGAAGCCGGTGACACCTCGGTGGTGGGCTGGCAACTAATGGCGCTCAAAAGCGGTTTGATGTCCTACTTAAAGGTTGATCCCAACACGATCAAGCAAGCGATTGTGTTCCTGAATTCAGTCTCCGACGAGAAAGACTACCGCGCCTATTATGGCTACACCGGCCCCGGCAAGGGGAACGCCACCACGGCCATTGGGCTATTGTGCCGGATGCATCTGGGTTGGAAGGCCGACAACCAAGGTCTGGCGGAGGGGGTGCAGTACCTGAGCGACTTAGGCCCTAGCAAAACCAATATGTACTTTAACTATTACGCCACGCAGGTGCTGTATCAGTTGGGCGAAAACCCCGTGTATAAAGAAAAATGGGATAAATGGAACGCCGCCATGCGGGACAAGCTGATCAAAGAACAAGCGACGGACGGCGCCAACGCCGGGAGTTGGTTCTTTGGCGGCGGGGACCATTCGACTGATCGGGGGGGGCGGTTGTACACCACGTCACTGGCATGCTTGACGCTAGAAGTCTACTATCGCACCGCCCGCTTTATGAACCGCGAAGCGGTAAACGAAGGCTTTCCGCTGTAG
- a CDS encoding DUF2442 domain-containing protein: MKILHVKALEHYRLHVVFEDGLAGELDLAHFAGRGVFKVWNEPGFFEKVTISSQGALCWPGELDLCPDAWYLQMTGKTAKELFPSLNDKFSHA, from the coding sequence ATGAAAATCCTACACGTCAAGGCACTCGAACATTATCGCCTGCACGTAGTTTTTGAAGATGGTTTAGCAGGGGAATTGGACTTAGCTCATTTTGCGGGGCGCGGCGTATTTAAAGTTTGGAATGAGCCGGGTTTTTTTGAAAAAGTCACTATTAGCTCCCAGGGGGCACTCTGCTGGCCGGGCGAACTTGATCTCTGCCCGGATGCCTGGTATCTCCAGATGACTGGGAAAACGGCGAAGGAGCTCTTTCCTTCTCTCAATGACAAATTTTCTCATGCCTGA
- the purH gene encoding bifunctional phosphoribosylaminoimidazolecarboxamide formyltransferase/IMP cyclohydrolase: MSHAVHQLNPPDVVPIRRALLSVSDKTGLVELARALVAGGVELLSTGGTHKTLSDAGLPVIDVADYTGSPEMLDGRVKTLHPRLHGGILALRDLPEHQAALRQHNIPLIDLVVVNLYPFAQTIARPDVTDALAIENIDIGGPSLIRGAAKNHVYTAVATAPGQYGRIAAEFSARGGTSLALRRELAQAAYALTADYDSHIAAYFTRTAAVNPVEGETASNVTGTAAETTIWPERLTLSLARVESLRYGENPHQSAALYRNMPTQPGTLLTAEKLHGKELSYNNLLDLDAAWSIVRMLPEAAAVVIKHNNPCGAAQHAQLSVAARRAWDGDPVSAFGSVLGFNRPVDIATAEMLCEPDRFVEAIIAPAFEPAALELLTTKPKWRTSVRLLALGSGAWVAGMGEAAQPGTVRESLRQIDGGWLAQEADTLPDDPAIWRVATATQPADYLLRDLRFAWAIVRHVKSNAILLAKGEMTLGVGAGQMSRVDAVEIAIRKAGERAEGSVLASDAFFPFADSVALAAAAGVRAIIQPGGSKRDAEVIAACDAAGIPLILTGKRHFKH, translated from the coding sequence ATGTCCCACGCCGTTCACCAATTGAATCCTCCCGATGTGGTTCCCATCCGCCGCGCGCTGTTGAGTGTGAGTGACAAAACCGGCCTGGTCGAACTGGCCCGGGCACTGGTTGCGGGGGGGGTGGAACTGCTCAGCACGGGCGGCACGCATAAAACGTTAAGTGACGCTGGCCTGCCGGTGATCGATGTCGCGGATTACACCGGATCCCCCGAAATGCTGGATGGCCGGGTCAAAACGCTGCACCCCCGGTTGCACGGAGGGATCTTGGCGTTGCGGGATCTCCCCGAGCATCAAGCCGCGCTCCGTCAGCACAATATCCCGCTTATTGACCTGGTCGTGGTCAATTTATACCCTTTTGCCCAAACGATTGCCCGGCCCGACGTAACGGACGCCCTCGCCATCGAAAATATCGACATCGGCGGACCCAGCCTGATTCGCGGAGCGGCCAAAAACCATGTTTACACCGCCGTAGCCACCGCTCCGGGCCAGTATGGCCGCATCGCGGCGGAGTTTTCCGCGCGCGGGGGAACCTCCCTGGCCCTGCGCCGGGAACTGGCCCAGGCGGCCTACGCCCTGACCGCCGATTATGACTCGCATATCGCCGCTTATTTTACCCGCACCGCCGCCGTTAACCCGGTCGAGGGGGAGACGGCATCCAATGTCACGGGTACCGCCGCAGAGACGACCATCTGGCCCGAGCGATTAACCCTGTCGCTCGCGCGGGTCGAATCCCTGCGCTATGGTGAAAATCCCCATCAATCCGCCGCACTCTATCGGAACATGCCCACCCAACCCGGGACCTTGCTCACCGCGGAAAAGCTGCATGGCAAAGAGCTGTCTTATAACAATCTCCTCGATCTGGACGCGGCCTGGAGCATTGTTCGCATGCTGCCGGAAGCCGCCGCCGTGGTGATCAAGCACAACAATCCCTGCGGGGCCGCCCAGCACGCTCAATTATCCGTCGCGGCCCGCCGCGCCTGGGATGGCGACCCCGTCAGCGCGTTTGGATCGGTCCTGGGCTTTAATCGTCCGGTCGACATCGCTACCGCCGAAATGCTGTGCGAACCGGACCGCTTTGTCGAAGCGATCATCGCCCCCGCGTTTGAACCCGCGGCGCTTGAATTGCTGACCACCAAGCCCAAATGGCGGACAAGCGTGCGGCTATTGGCCCTAGGGTCCGGTGCCTGGGTGGCCGGGATGGGGGAAGCCGCACAACCCGGAACGGTCCGGGAAAGTTTGCGGCAAATCGATGGCGGCTGGTTGGCCCAAGAGGCGGACACGCTGCCGGATGACCCGGCAATTTGGCGGGTGGCGACCGCCACGCAGCCAGCAGACTATTTGTTGCGGGATTTGCGCTTTGCCTGGGCGATCGTGCGCCACGTCAAAAGCAACGCGATACTGCTGGCCAAAGGGGAAATGACGCTTGGCGTGGGGGCGGGACAAATGAGCCGGGTGGATGCCGTGGAGATCGCCATTCGCAAGGCGGGAGAACGGGCGGAAGGGAGCGTCCTGGCGTCGGACGCGTTTTTTCCCTTTGCGGACTCGGTGGCGTTGGCCGCCGCCGCAGGAGTGCGGGCGATCATCCAGCCGGGCGGGTCCAAACGTGATGCCGAGGTCATCGCGGCCTGCGACGCGGCGGGAATCCCGCTTATTTTGACAGGAAAACGGCATTTCAAGCACTAA
- the smpB gene encoding SsrA-binding protein SmpB, with protein sequence MAAKKLPQSGKSPTKGAPAPGKAAPPGKGNAGKGDAGKASTKDTGGKSGGAKSTGKAERQLSEEKQKDNERTITENRKARFEYFVLDTLECGIVLVGTEVKSLRAGHVTIEDGFARIKGGEVWLVNVEIKEYRQGNHWNHEPKRPRKLLLHKRELQKFAAKSDQKGFTLVPLKMYFKGGRAKVLLGVCRGKQKHDKRDSLKKADAQRDMQRALRRGK encoded by the coding sequence ATGGCCGCAAAAAAACTCCCACAATCCGGCAAATCCCCCACCAAAGGGGCTCCCGCACCGGGCAAGGCCGCGCCCCCGGGGAAGGGGAATGCTGGCAAAGGGGACGCTGGCAAAGCTTCAACCAAGGATACCGGCGGCAAATCTGGCGGTGCCAAGTCCACGGGAAAAGCGGAGCGGCAGCTTTCCGAAGAGAAGCAAAAAGACAACGAACGGACCATCACCGAGAACCGCAAGGCCCGCTTTGAATATTTTGTGCTGGACACGCTGGAATGCGGCATCGTCCTGGTCGGCACCGAGGTCAAAAGCCTGCGCGCGGGGCATGTCACGATCGAGGATGGATTTGCCCGGATTAAGGGGGGCGAAGTCTGGCTGGTGAATGTCGAGATCAAGGAATATCGCCAGGGAAACCATTGGAACCACGAGCCCAAACGCCCCCGCAAACTTCTGCTTCATAAACGCGAACTTCAAAAATTCGCCGCCAAGTCGGATCAAAAGGGCTTTACCCTGGTCCCGCTCAAAATGTACTTCAAAGGGGGCCGGGCCAAGGTGCTGCTCGGCGTTTGCCGGGGTAAACAAAAACATGACAAGCGGGATTCGCTCAAAAAAGCCGACGCCCAGCGCGATATGCAGCGGGCGCTGCGCCGGGGTAAGTAG
- the lipA gene encoding lipoyl synthase: MQFPLTIVQAPSPASQQSDQTVACGSASPLTTSGPRLPSWLRRNLPPASAFGYTANLIADLRLETVCESAKCPNRLECWSSKTATFMILGNVCTRPCGFCSVPKGKTEELELDEPDRVAEAAERLGLRHVVITSVTRDDLPDGGGEHFYQSVLAVRRRTGATVEVLTPDFIGKPHGLARVVESAPEVFNHNTETVPRLYRSVRGRKSDYAWTLELLRRVKRQNPAIQTKSGLMLGLGETREELLDVLADLRDADCDFLTLGQYLQPTLEHLPVVRYVPPAEFDEIGEQAKKMGFKQVASGPFVRSSYHAAEMAQTV, encoded by the coding sequence ATGCAATTTCCCCTGACCATCGTGCAGGCTCCCTCCCCTGCCTCCCAACAGTCGGATCAGACTGTCGCCTGTGGATCGGCCAGTCCCCTTACCACAAGTGGCCCCCGCCTTCCTTCGTGGCTCAGGCGCAACCTTCCCCCAGCCAGCGCTTTTGGCTATACGGCAAATTTGATCGCCGATCTGCGGCTAGAGACCGTGTGCGAAAGCGCCAAGTGCCCCAATCGGCTGGAATGTTGGTCTAGCAAAACCGCGACATTCATGATTCTAGGGAATGTCTGCACGCGCCCTTGTGGTTTTTGCTCGGTCCCCAAAGGAAAAACCGAGGAACTGGAACTGGACGAACCGGACCGCGTGGCGGAAGCGGCCGAGCGACTGGGCCTGCGGCATGTGGTGATCACGTCGGTCACGCGGGACGATCTACCCGACGGCGGGGGGGAGCATTTTTATCAGTCCGTGCTGGCGGTCCGGCGACGCACGGGAGCCACCGTCGAGGTCCTCACACCGGACTTTATTGGCAAACCCCACGGCCTGGCGCGGGTGGTCGAATCCGCCCCCGAAGTCTTTAATCATAATACCGAAACCGTCCCTCGGTTGTACCGCTCCGTCCGGGGGCGTAAAAGCGATTACGCCTGGACGCTCGAACTGCTGCGGCGGGTCAAACGCCAAAATCCCGCCATCCAGACCAAAAGCGGTCTGATGCTGGGTCTGGGTGAAACGCGCGAGGAGTTGCTGGATGTGCTGGCCGACCTGCGCGATGCCGATTGCGACTTTTTGACCTTGGGGCAGTATTTGCAGCCGACACTGGAACACCTGCCGGTGGTGCGGTACGTGCCGCCTGCGGAATTTGATGAAATTGGCGAACAGGCAAAAAAAATGGGCTTTAAGCAAGTGGCCAGCGGTCCATTTGTGCGCAGCAGTTACCACGCGGCGGAAATGGCGCAGACGGTGTAG
- the serC gene encoding 3-phosphoserine/phosphohydroxythreonine transaminase — translation MTPRVFNFSPGPAVLPLSVLEQAQRDMLGLPGIGISPLEISHRHKWFDGVLATTKSLMRELLGIPANYQIVFMQGGSNLQFSMLPMNFLRGTNLPADYVVTGTWGSKAVAEAQREGTVNVAWDGKKSNYNHLPPAAEVRLSPQAAYTHITTNETIQGVQFPANPDFGAAPLIADMSSDFLCRPLDVSKYALIYACAQKNAGIAGVTIAIIRDDLLERIPAGLPTMLDYRTFSKNDSVFNTPPVFAIYVFQLVLQWLKNDIGGLAKMQSRNVEKCQLLYEVLDGKFYEGHAATDCRSLMNVTFRLPSEELEKAFIKGAEARQLFELKGHRSVGGMRASIYNAMPLEGVRLLRDWMVEFRGQHA, via the coding sequence ATGACCCCCCGCGTGTTCAATTTTTCCCCGGGTCCGGCCGTTTTGCCCTTGTCGGTCTTGGAGCAGGCCCAACGGGACATGTTGGGCTTGCCGGGAATCGGAATATCCCCGCTGGAAATCAGCCACCGGCACAAATGGTTTGATGGCGTCCTCGCCACGACAAAAAGCCTGATGCGGGAATTATTGGGCATACCCGCGAATTATCAAATTGTGTTTATGCAGGGGGGGTCAAATCTGCAGTTTAGCATGCTGCCGATGAATTTTTTACGCGGGACAAATTTGCCAGCGGATTATGTGGTGACGGGGACCTGGGGCAGCAAAGCCGTGGCCGAGGCCCAGCGCGAAGGGACGGTCAATGTGGCCTGGGATGGTAAAAAGTCCAATTACAACCACCTCCCCCCGGCGGCGGAAGTCCGTCTTAGCCCGCAAGCCGCTTACACGCACATCACCACCAACGAGACGATCCAAGGGGTGCAATTTCCGGCCAATCCCGACTTTGGCGCTGCCCCGCTCATTGCCGACATGAGCAGCGACTTTTTGTGCCGTCCGCTGGATGTCAGCAAATACGCCCTGATCTACGCCTGCGCGCAGAAAAACGCCGGGATCGCGGGGGTGACCATCGCCATCATCCGCGACGATCTACTGGAACGTATTCCCGCTGGTCTACCGACAATGCTGGACTACCGGACCTTTAGCAAAAATGATTCGGTCTTTAATACACCCCCCGTTTTTGCCATTTATGTGTTTCAATTGGTCCTGCAATGGCTAAAAAATGACATTGGAGGCTTGGCCAAGATGCAATCCCGCAACGTTGAAAAGTGTCAGTTGCTCTATGAAGTGCTAGACGGCAAATTTTATGAGGGGCATGCCGCCACCGACTGCCGTTCGCTCATGAATGTGACCTTTCGCCTGCCCAGCGAGGAACTAGAAAAAGCGTTTATCAAGGGGGCCGAAGCGCGGCAACTGTTTGAACTCAAGGGGCATCGTTCGGTTGGCGGGATGCGGGCCTCCATTTACAACGCCATGCCGCTCGAGGGCGTGCGTCTGCTGCGTGACTGGATGGTCGAATTTCGCGGGCAACACGCGTAG
- the speA gene encoding biosynthetic arginine decarboxylase has protein sequence MIDLEVKPWTVADAKELYDIARWGNGYFSINELGHVTVLPNKDPARAIDLKQLVDHLQLRGIDLPILIRFAEILKHRLGEIHGAFQSAMQEHKYQGSYCCVYPIKVNQQRQVVEEVLQFGRPYNFGVEAGSKPELLAVVAMTDNTTPIICNGFKDAEFIETAMLAHKIGRRIIPVVEKYTELLMILEYAEKIGVRPNFGMRVKLAARGSGRWQSSGGYRSKFGLTVSEIVKGLEELKSRGMEDCFKLLHFHLGSQITNIRYIKGALNEAARIYTELKRLGAGLEYMDVGGGLGVDYDGSQTNFESSVNYTLQEYANDVVYHIQRVCDETGVPHPTIVSESGRAVVAYHSALVFGILGVSEQGENGYTPKLPDEPEQPLVDLMEAYQGVTVRNLLESYHDAQQALDMSMNLFTGGYLPLEQRCIAEGLYWAICHKIKRLTAQLDFIPEELEGLDSLLSDTYFCNFSLFQSIPDSWAIKQLFPVIPIHRHNERPMRNAVLGDITCDSDGKIDQFIDRRDVKRTLPLHNYVGQPYYLGAFMIGAYQEILGDLHNLYGDTNAVHVSLGDDGQVVLEHVIKGDTVREVLDYVEYDPNHLVRQLRDSVECAVREGKISYELAGKFLKYYEEGLQGYTYLEEPETK, from the coding sequence ATGATCGATCTCGAGGTCAAACCTTGGACCGTGGCGGACGCCAAAGAACTTTATGACATCGCCCGCTGGGGGAATGGCTATTTTTCCATTAACGAGCTGGGGCACGTCACGGTCCTGCCAAATAAGGACCCCGCCCGCGCGATCGATCTCAAGCAACTGGTCGACCATCTGCAATTGCGGGGGATCGATCTGCCGATTTTGATTCGCTTTGCCGAGATTCTCAAGCACCGCTTAGGGGAGATTCACGGCGCGTTCCAGTCCGCCATGCAAGAGCACAAGTACCAAGGCTCTTACTGCTGCGTGTACCCGATCAAAGTCAACCAGCAACGCCAAGTGGTGGAGGAAGTGCTGCAGTTTGGCCGCCCCTACAACTTTGGCGTCGAGGCGGGGAGCAAGCCGGAACTATTGGCCGTGGTCGCCATGACGGACAACACCACCCCGATCATCTGCAACGGCTTTAAGGACGCCGAATTCATCGAAACGGCCATGCTGGCCCACAAAATCGGTCGGCGGATCATTCCCGTGGTCGAGAAGTACACCGAACTCTTGATGATTTTGGAATACGCCGAAAAAATCGGCGTGCGGCCCAACTTTGGCATGCGCGTCAAGCTGGCCGCGCGCGGCAGCGGGCGCTGGCAGTCCAGCGGCGGCTACCGCAGCAAATTTGGCCTGACGGTCAGCGAAATTGTCAAAGGACTGGAAGAACTCAAATCCCGCGGAATGGAAGACTGCTTTAAACTGCTGCATTTCCATCTGGGGAGTCAAATCACCAATATCCGCTATATCAAGGGAGCTCTCAACGAAGCCGCCCGCATCTATACCGAACTCAAACGCCTGGGAGCGGGCCTGGAATACATGGACGTCGGCGGCGGGTTGGGTGTCGATTACGACGGCTCACAAACGAACTTTGAATCGAGTGTGAACTACACGCTGCAGGAATACGCCAACGACGTGGTGTACCACATTCAACGCGTTTGCGACGAAACCGGCGTGCCGCATCCCACCATCGTCAGCGAAAGCGGCCGCGCCGTCGTGGCCTACCATAGCGCGCTGGTTTTTGGCATTTTGGGCGTGTCGGAGCAAGGGGAAAATGGTTACACGCCCAAGCTGCCCGACGAACCCGAACAGCCGCTGGTCGACCTGATGGAGGCGTACCAGGGGGTGACCGTCCGCAATTTGCTGGAAAGCTACCACGACGCGCAGCAGGCGCTGGATATGTCGATGAACCTGTTCACCGGCGGGTATCTGCCGCTGGAACAGCGCTGCATTGCCGAAGGGCTGTATTGGGCGATTTGCCACAAGATCAAACGCCTGACCGCACAACTGGACTTTATCCCCGAGGAACTCGAAGGGCTGGATTCGCTCCTGAGCGATACTTACTTTTGCAATTTTTCGCTCTTTCAGTCGATCCCCGACAGTTGGGCGATCAAGCAGCTCTTTCCCGTGATTCCCATTCACCGCCATAATGAGCGGCCCATGCGCAATGCCGTCCTGGGTGACATTACCTGCGATTCCGATGGTAAAATCGATCAGTTTATCGACCGCCGCGATGTCAAGCGGACGCTGCCGCTACACAATTACGTGGGCCAGCCCTATTACCTGGGAGCCTTTATGATCGGGGCGTACCAGGAGATATTGGGCGATCTGCACAACTTGTACGGCGACACCAACGCCGTGCATGTCAGCCTGGGGGATGACGGCCAGGTGGTGCTGGAGCACGTGATCAAGGGGGACACTGTCCGCGAGGTGCTGGATTATGTCGAATACGACCCCAACCATCTGGTGCGGCAATTACGGGACTCGGTCGAATGCGCTGTGCGCGAAGGTAAAATCAGCTACGAGCTAGCGGGGAAGTTCCTGAAATACTACGAAGAAGGCTTGCAGGGCTATACGTACCTGGAAGAGCCGGAAACGAAGTAA
- a CDS encoding transposase: MTPILFYGFNESGKVTIYRHGILPHWRQDKCTYFVTFRLADALPLKLQQELKCRRETWLLARKIDPTDPSWKDRFARLSSAEKRAFERMLGVFINDSLDMNYGSCALRQPEIAKSVANALTYFQNQRVLTGDYVIMPNHVHALMTPMEGVALERLLQSIKTHTAKFANSFLGQSGKFWQKESYDHIVRDIDQLIAFQNYIAQNPKKAKLRQNEYIHKTSLYQVANTSFRE; this comes from the coding sequence ATGACTCCCATTCTATTTTATGGTTTTAATGAGTCAGGAAAAGTTACTATTTATCGGCATGGGATATTACCTCATTGGCGTCAAGATAAATGCACATATTTTGTTACATTTCGATTGGCAGATGCTCTGCCTCTTAAACTTCAACAAGAATTAAAATGCCGACGGGAGACATGGCTGCTTGCCCGAAAAATCGATCCAACGGATCCCTCTTGGAAAGATAGATTCGCGCGTTTATCCTCCGCCGAAAAACGCGCTTTCGAAAGAATGCTGGGTGTCTTCATTAATGATTCACTTGACATGAATTATGGCTCGTGCGCACTGCGGCAGCCGGAAATTGCGAAAAGCGTAGCAAATGCATTAACCTATTTTCAGAATCAGAGAGTTCTAACAGGTGATTATGTGATCATGCCTAATCATGTCCACGCGTTAATGACGCCTATGGAGGGAGTTGCATTAGAGAGGTTGTTGCAATCGATTAAAACCCATACGGCTAAATTCGCAAACTCTTTCCTCGGGCAATCCGGAAAATTTTGGCAAAAAGAAAGTTATGATCATATTGTGCGGGATATTGATCAATTGATCGCTTTTCAAAATTATATTGCGCAAAACCCAAAGAAGGCAAAGTTACGACAAAATGAATACATTCATAAGACTAGCCTTTATCAAGTTGCCAATACATCCTTTAGAGAGTGA
- a CDS encoding DUF1501 domain-containing protein: MKPENKIVHRLQRRSFLHQGAYGLGLAALNCLLNPALLRTARGADPATESIPMTDHAASMPAPAPAGRWMGVITEPHFPIRAKRIIHLYMAGGPSHVDTLDHKPVLNKLDGQPFPESFTAGQQLAQLQNTKLVARGSFAPFSPAGQSGQMIAEIFPEIRKIADDICILRGMRTEQINHDTAHAFMNSGSIIKGRPSMGSWLLYGLGAETDNLPGFVVLTSQGRSGQQPISARQWSAGFLPSKFQGISFQAKGEPVHYLGNPAGICQSTQRQVVEEVQRLNGLLAAETLDPEVETRIAQYELAFKMQASVPELTDMTQEPKHILDLYGVKQPGDGTFASNVLLARRMAERGVRMIQVYHRAWDAHGNIKGNHTDAAQDVDRATAALILDLKQRGMLEDTLILWGGEFGRTPMAQGDGRDHHILAFSVFLAGGGIKPGVSFGETDELGYRSVQPIHVRDLHATLLRQMGIDHRKLSFKFQGLDAKLTGVEPARVIEEIV; encoded by the coding sequence ATGAAACCAGAGAATAAAATCGTGCATCGACTGCAGCGCCGCTCCTTTTTGCACCAAGGGGCCTATGGGCTAGGGTTGGCCGCGCTCAATTGCCTGCTGAATCCGGCGTTATTACGCACAGCGCGGGGCGCGGATCCCGCGACAGAAAGCATTCCCATGACTGATCACGCCGCCAGCATGCCAGCCCCTGCTCCCGCAGGCCGCTGGATGGGTGTCATTACCGAGCCGCACTTTCCCATTCGGGCCAAGCGGATCATTCACCTGTACATGGCCGGGGGACCTTCGCACGTGGATACCCTGGATCACAAACCCGTGTTAAACAAACTGGACGGTCAGCCCTTTCCCGAATCTTTCACGGCGGGCCAGCAATTGGCCCAACTGCAAAACACCAAGCTAGTCGCACGGGGGAGCTTTGCGCCGTTTTCGCCCGCGGGACAGTCGGGGCAAATGATCGCCGAGATTTTTCCGGAAATCCGCAAAATCGCCGACGATATTTGCATCTTGCGCGGAATGCGGACCGAACAGATCAATCATGATACCGCCCACGCGTTTATGAATTCCGGCTCGATCATCAAAGGGCGGCCCAGTATGGGGTCGTGGCTCTTGTATGGGTTGGGGGCGGAGACGGACAATTTGCCGGGGTTTGTGGTGCTGACGTCGCAGGGACGATCGGGCCAGCAACCGATTAGCGCGCGGCAATGGTCGGCGGGCTTTTTACCCAGCAAGTTTCAGGGAATCTCCTTTCAAGCCAAAGGAGAGCCGGTCCATTACCTGGGTAATCCGGCGGGCATTTGCCAAAGCACGCAGCGGCAGGTCGTGGAGGAAGTGCAGCGGCTCAATGGGTTGCTGGCGGCGGAAACCCTGGACCCGGAGGTCGAAACGCGCATTGCGCAGTATGAACTGGCGTTCAAAATGCAAGCCTCGGTGCCGGAACTGACCGATATGACGCAAGAGCCAAAACACATTTTGGATCTGTATGGCGTGAAGCAACCGGGGGATGGCACATTCGCCTCGAATGTGCTGTTGGCCCGGCGGATGGCCGAACGGGGCGTGCGGATGATCCAGGTGTATCACCGGGCCTGGGACGCGCATGGCAATATCAAAGGAAACCACACGGACGCCGCGCAAGACGTGGATCGGGCGACGGCGGCGCTGATCCTCGACCTGAAACAGCGGGGAATGCTGGAAGACACCCTCATCCTATGGGGAGGCGAATTTGGCCGCACGCCCATGGCGCAGGGGGATGGGCGGGACCATCACATCTTGGCGTTTAGCGTGTTTCTGGCGGGGGGCGGGATCAAACCGGGAGTTTCGTTTGGGGAAACAGACGAATTGGGCTATCGTTCGGTGCAACCCATTCATGTGCGGGACCTGCATGCCACGCTCTTGCGGCAGATGGGAATCGACCACCGCAAGCTGAGCTTTAAATTCCAGGGACTAGACGCCAAACTGACGGGCGTGGAACCGGCGCGAGTGATTGAGGAGATTGTGTAG